The following are from one region of the Yoonia sp. R2331 genome:
- a CDS encoding DnaJ domain-containing protein, with the protein MQKKDPFGFDMSVSSSKKKNPRGRRGMSGASETSTRVCDHEGCEEPGKYRAPKTPDVLDDFYWFCQQHVREYNLKWNFFDGTTEAEMNAQLTEDRVWERPTKPFKRTVEERAWARLGIEDPHQVLGENATRNPGRNQGAGRKLPPTERRAIEILEAKDTWTKQEIRKAYKGLIKVLHPDMNGGDRSQEDQLNEVVWAWDQIKVSRSFPDK; encoded by the coding sequence ATGCAGAAAAAAGACCCCTTTGGTTTTGACATGTCGGTATCGTCGTCAAAAAAGAAGAACCCGCGCGGACGGCGTGGGATGTCTGGCGCGTCAGAGACGTCCACCCGCGTTTGCGATCATGAAGGTTGCGAAGAGCCGGGCAAGTACCGCGCGCCCAAGACGCCTGACGTGCTGGATGACTTTTATTGGTTCTGCCAGCAACACGTGCGCGAATATAACCTGAAATGGAACTTCTTCGATGGCACGACAGAGGCCGAGATGAACGCCCAGCTGACCGAAGATCGGGTCTGGGAACGCCCCACCAAGCCGTTCAAACGCACCGTCGAGGAACGCGCATGGGCGCGTCTTGGGATCGAGGATCCGCATCAGGTGCTGGGTGAGAACGCGACCCGCAATCCGGGCCGCAATCAGGGCGCTGGCCGCAAGCTTCCGCCCACCGAGCGCCGCGCGATCGAGATTTTGGAGGCCAAGGATACCTGGACCAAACAGGAAATCCGCAAAGCATACAAAGGTCTGATTAAGGTGCTGCACCCCGACATGAACGGTGGTGACCGCAGCCAGGAAGATCAGTTGAATGAAGTGGTCTGGGCTTGGGATCAGATCAAGGTCAGCCGCAGCTTTCCCGACAAGTGA
- a CDS encoding anti-sigma factor — protein sequence MSDDIAPNEEQMLAAEYVLGLLTPDEATAFEALMEVDGDARASYARWAEDFVGMTDDIAPVDPPEALLQQIKAAAFGTAAMEPPAEAPEQAAPAPQRQSLLERLGLLPAIGGGLIAAAVALWAINPLIGPLLDPPATATVLLASADESLVVEVGYVEDSGNLEVTRTAGAAPEGQVLELWVIKGDGPPVSLGVLPTDETGTLVVAETLWPLLRGAQCAISIEPPGGSPTGAPTGDIVAVAPIVWQA from the coding sequence ATGAGTGATGACATCGCGCCGAATGAAGAACAAATGCTGGCCGCAGAATACGTTCTGGGCCTGCTGACCCCGGATGAGGCCACGGCGTTTGAAGCGTTGATGGAGGTGGACGGGGATGCGCGTGCATCATATGCCCGCTGGGCCGAAGATTTTGTCGGCATGACCGACGATATCGCACCTGTCGACCCACCCGAGGCTTTGTTGCAGCAGATCAAGGCGGCAGCCTTTGGCACCGCGGCGATGGAACCGCCAGCAGAGGCCCCTGAGCAAGCCGCGCCTGCGCCGCAACGGCAATCCTTGTTGGAACGGCTGGGTTTGTTGCCTGCAATTGGCGGTGGTTTGATTGCTGCGGCTGTGGCGCTTTGGGCGATCAACCCGTTGATCGGGCCGCTGCTTGATCCGCCAGCTACCGCGACGGTTCTGCTGGCATCAGCAGACGAAAGCCTTGTGGTCGAAGTGGGCTATGTCGAGGACAGCGGTAATCTGGAGGTCACGCGCACCGCAGGGGCCGCGCCCGAAGGGCAGGTGCTGGAGCTTTGGGTGATCAAAGGCGATGGGCCGCCGGTGTCGCTGGGTGTGCTGCCCACGGACGAGACCGGCACGCTTGTGGTGGCAGAGACCTTGTGGCCGCTTTTGCGCGGCGCACAATGCGCCATTTCGATTGAGCCGCCCGGCGGTTCACCCACCGGCGCGCCAACGGGCGATATTGTGGCCGTGGCCCCGATTGTCTGGCAGGCCTGA
- the msrB gene encoding peptide-methionine (R)-S-oxide reductase MsrB, which produces MNRRQFTLAALASAAAPSALFAQSFEITRTEAEWRAMLTPAQYKVMREEGTERAGSSPLDKNYAAGTYFCRGCDLPLYPSDTKYDSGTGWPSWWQSLRGAVGTKPDRKLFTVRTEVHCRRCGSHLGHIFDDGPAPTGKRHCLNGVSLVFRAA; this is translated from the coding sequence ATGAACCGCCGCCAATTCACCCTTGCCGCCCTTGCCAGCGCGGCCGCACCAAGCGCGCTTTTTGCGCAGAGCTTTGAGATCACCCGGACCGAGGCCGAATGGCGCGCCATGCTGACGCCTGCGCAGTACAAGGTGATGCGCGAAGAGGGGACCGAACGGGCCGGATCGAGCCCGCTGGACAAGAATTACGCCGCAGGCACTTATTTCTGCCGCGGGTGCGATTTGCCGCTTTATCCGTCTGACACCAAATATGACAGCGGCACCGGCTGGCCTAGCTGGTGGCAAAGCCTGCGTGGTGCAGTGGGTACAAAGCCTGATCGCAAGCTCTTTACCGTGCGTACAGAGGTGCATTGCCGCCGCTGTGGCAGCCATTTGGGCCATATCTTTGATGATGGACCAGCGCCGACAGGCAAGCGCCATTGCCTGAACGGCGTCAGTCTGGTGTTCCGCGCCGCCTGA
- a CDS encoding BolA family protein has product MGLEAEIYEALQTGLAPEALEVVNESHMHAGHAGDDGSGESHWRVVITAAGLDDMTRLARHRAVHSALGPDIIGRIHALAIDIK; this is encoded by the coding sequence ATGGGACTAGAGGCAGAGATTTATGAGGCGCTACAAACTGGATTAGCCCCAGAGGCGTTGGAGGTGGTCAATGAGAGCCACATGCACGCAGGGCATGCAGGCGATGATGGGTCAGGCGAAAGCCATTGGCGTGTGGTCATCACGGCCGCAGGGCTGGACGATATGACGCGGTTGGCGCGCCATCGTGCCGTGCACAGCGCGCTGGGCCCCGACATCATCGGGCGTATTCACGCATTAGCGATTGATATCAAGTAG
- a CDS encoding DUF4177 domain-containing protein — MSSYEYKVVPAPTKGLKAKGVKSVQDRFANALETVMNDLAADGWEYQRTDTLPAEEREGLMGKTTVFQNMLVFRRTVAAPAAAPQAAETVQDRVTETITADERPKQIAHQPAAVPAPVPRPDTSVAAE, encoded by the coding sequence ATGTCGTCCTACGAATACAAAGTCGTTCCCGCCCCGACAAAGGGCCTCAAGGCCAAGGGTGTGAAATCCGTTCAAGACCGCTTTGCCAACGCGCTTGAAACCGTGATGAACGACCTTGCCGCCGACGGCTGGGAATACCAGCGCACCGACACCCTGCCCGCGGAAGAACGCGAGGGATTGATGGGCAAAACCACCGTGTTTCAAAACATGCTGGTCTTTCGCCGCACCGTCGCAGCACCCGCAGCAGCACCGCAGGCCGCTGAAACGGTCCAGGATCGCGTGACAGAGACGATCACAGCCGACGAACGGCCCAAGCAAATCGCGCATCAGCCCGCCGCAGTTCCGGCCCCTGTGCCGCGCCCCGACACCTCGGTCGCGGCAGAGTAA
- a CDS encoding transglycosylase SLT domain-containing protein, with product MAGVILATATLAEPVIRPLSRDDAIAQKVDAAAAALAAFRVMPRPAHMIRYPVAVNQTEPTLRPVARAAFLPNTRWDHKRGSDVWTRAAMSAIAGHADALDSVVPRDIDRWCPAYAQNSPALRRAFWVGMMSALAKYESTYNPTAVGGGNRWFGLLQIYPDTARRYGCRARTGEALKNPTENLSCAARIMAVTVARDRAVALHDGRWRGVAADWGPMTSRNKIAAMSDWTRAQSYCEVRTVVRPQARPVLRATVSTMDAASPGSG from the coding sequence ATGGCCGGCGTGATCCTGGCAACGGCCACCTTGGCCGAGCCAGTGATCCGCCCGCTGTCCCGCGACGACGCGATTGCGCAAAAGGTTGATGCGGCGGCAGCAGCCTTGGCCGCATTTCGTGTTATGCCACGCCCGGCCCACATGATCCGGTATCCTGTCGCCGTAAACCAGACCGAGCCGACATTGCGGCCGGTCGCGCGTGCTGCGTTTTTGCCCAACACCCGGTGGGACCACAAGCGTGGTAGCGATGTCTGGACCCGTGCGGCGATGTCGGCGATCGCGGGCCATGCCGATGCGCTTGATTCGGTGGTGCCGCGGGATATTGATCGGTGGTGCCCGGCCTATGCCCAGAATTCGCCCGCACTGCGGCGGGCATTTTGGGTTGGGATGATGTCGGCGCTGGCGAAGTACGAAAGCACCTATAACCCTACGGCTGTGGGTGGCGGCAATCGCTGGTTCGGGTTGTTGCAGATCTATCCCGACACTGCGCGGCGCTATGGCTGCCGCGCGCGGACCGGGGAGGCGCTCAAGAACCCGACAGAGAACCTGTCCTGTGCAGCGCGGATCATGGCAGTGACCGTCGCGCGCGACCGCGCAGTGGCGCTGCATGATGGACGCTGGCGGGGTGTGGCCGCTGATTGGGGGCCGATGACCAGCCGCAACAAAATCGCGGCGATGTCCGATTGGACCCGTGCGCAATCCTATTGCGAGGTGCGCACAGTGGTGCGCCCGCAAGCGCGGCCGGTTCTGCGCGCTACAGTTTCAACAATGGACGCCGCGTCGCCCGGATCAGGCTGA
- a CDS encoding VPLPA-CTERM sorting domain-containing protein: MLKMTKALAAAAVMALVAPAAQAATVYATGVTATTNGVQTTCSVASSSTSRDDLCNALGAPDVNGPWQNGGFTSTANFGSLEFFFGGLIQGPITLWEITGNRAANYVESVSFTLLGVNGAPDVAGVLTNTTDGSADPSAPNRWVITAAQNANGPYSGLRVIDTSDLRNGTRDGFDIDAVAANTFESNLQAVPLPAGAVLLLTGLAGLGFARRRKAA; the protein is encoded by the coding sequence ATGTTGAAGATGACCAAAGCACTGGCCGCTGCCGCCGTGATGGCGCTTGTGGCACCTGCTGCACAAGCCGCTACCGTTTATGCAACCGGCGTGACCGCGACCACCAACGGGGTGCAGACCACATGCTCTGTTGCGTCCAGCAGCACCAGCCGTGACGATCTGTGCAACGCGCTTGGCGCGCCGGATGTGAATGGGCCATGGCAAAACGGTGGTTTCACCTCGACTGCCAATTTCGGCAGCTTGGAGTTTTTCTTTGGTGGTCTGATCCAAGGGCCGATCACCCTGTGGGAAATCACTGGTAACCGCGCTGCCAACTACGTGGAAAGCGTATCTTTCACGCTTCTGGGTGTGAATGGTGCGCCGGATGTGGCGGGTGTTCTGACCAACACGACTGATGGGTCAGCTGATCCGTCCGCGCCGAACCGCTGGGTTATTACGGCGGCACAAAACGCCAACGGCCCTTACAGCGGTCTGCGGGTCATTGATACATCGGACCTGCGCAACGGCACGCGTGATGGTTTTGATATCGACGCAGTTGCGGCGAACACATTTGAAAGCAATCTGCAGGCCGTGCCACTGCCCGCCGGTGCGGTGTTGTTGCTGACAGGTCTGGCCGGTCTGGGCTTTGCGCGGCGTCGCAAAGCAGCCTGA
- the gatB gene encoding Asp-tRNA(Asn)/Glu-tRNA(Gln) amidotransferase subunit GatB, producing the protein MLDLTYDAPAPKVIAGATSDWELVIGLEVHAQVATAAKLFSGASTLFGAEPNSNVAFVDAGMPGMLPVINEGCISQAVKTGLGLKAQINLNSAFDRKNYFYPDLPQGYQISQLYHPIVGEGEVLVELGDGTARMVRIERIHLEQDAGKSVHDMDPTMSFVDLNRTGVALMEIVSRPDIRGPEEAAAYVAKLRQIMRYLGTCDGNMQNGNLRADVNVSVCKPGDYERYQETQDFSHLGTRCEIKNMNSMRFIQMAIEVEARRQIALIEDGKDVVQETRLYDADKNETRSMRSKEEAHDYRYFPDPDLLPLEIEQGWVDDIAASLPELPDAKKARFISDFGLSDYDASVLTADVSNAAYFEEVAEGRDGKLAANWVINELFGRLKKDDKDIADSPISAARLGQIVGLIKSDKISGKIAKDVFEIAYTSDRDPEEIVKTEGMEQVTDTGAIEAAVDQIIADNPAQVEKAKVNPKLAGWFVGQVMKATGGKANPAAVNKLVAAKLGL; encoded by the coding sequence ATGCTGGATCTGACATACGACGCCCCTGCCCCCAAGGTTATCGCCGGGGCGACCTCTGACTGGGAACTTGTCATCGGGCTGGAAGTCCACGCGCAGGTCGCCACCGCGGCCAAGCTGTTTTCCGGGGCCTCCACCCTTTTTGGGGCCGAACCAAATTCGAACGTGGCCTTTGTGGACGCAGGCATGCCCGGCATGCTGCCCGTCATCAACGAAGGCTGCATCAGCCAGGCCGTCAAAACCGGGCTGGGCCTGAAGGCGCAGATCAACCTCAACTCTGCCTTTGACCGCAAGAATTACTTCTACCCTGACCTGCCGCAGGGCTACCAGATCAGCCAGCTCTACCATCCCATCGTCGGCGAAGGCGAAGTGCTGGTTGAACTGGGCGACGGCACAGCGCGCATGGTGCGGATCGAACGTATCCACCTGGAACAGGACGCAGGCAAATCCGTGCACGACATGGACCCCACCATGTCGTTTGTTGACCTGAACCGCACCGGTGTGGCGTTGATGGAGATCGTCTCCCGCCCTGACATCCGTGGCCCGGAAGAGGCCGCCGCCTATGTCGCCAAATTGCGCCAGATCATGCGCTATCTGGGCACCTGCGACGGCAACATGCAAAACGGCAACCTGCGCGCTGACGTGAACGTCTCGGTCTGCAAACCGGGCGACTACGAACGCTATCAGGAAACCCAGGATTTCAGCCACCTCGGCACCCGCTGCGAGATCAAGAACATGAACTCCATGCGGTTCATCCAGATGGCGATCGAGGTCGAGGCGCGCCGTCAGATTGCACTGATCGAAGACGGCAAAGACGTCGTGCAGGAAACCCGCCTTTATGACGCCGACAAAAACGAAACCCGGTCCATGCGGTCCAAGGAAGAAGCGCATGATTACCGCTACTTCCCCGACCCGGACCTATTGCCGCTTGAGATCGAACAGGGCTGGGTTGACGATATCGCGGCCTCATTGCCGGAACTGCCCGACGCCAAAAAGGCGCGCTTTATCAGCGACTTTGGCCTTTCTGACTACGACGCCTCTGTCCTGACGGCGGATGTATCAAACGCCGCCTACTTCGAAGAAGTGGCCGAAGGCCGCGATGGCAAACTGGCCGCCAACTGGGTGATCAACGAACTTTTCGGGCGCCTGAAGAAAGACGACAAGGACATCGCGGACAGCCCGATCTCTGCCGCGCGTCTGGGCCAGATTGTGGGGCTGATCAAGTCGGACAAGATATCCGGCAAGATCGCCAAGGACGTCTTTGAAATCGCCTATACCTCGGACCGTGATCCCGAAGAGATCGTGAAAACCGAAGGCATGGAACAGGTCACCGACACCGGCGCGATTGAGGCGGCAGTTGACCAGATCATCGCCGACAACCCGGCACAGGTCGAAAAGGCCAAGGTGAACCCGAAACTTGCGGGCTGGTTCGTGGGTCAGGTGATGAAGGCGACAGGCGGCAAGGCCAACCCTGCGGCTGTGAACAAACTGGTCGCCGCAAAGCTCGGCCTCTAG
- a CDS encoding sigma-70 family RNA polymerase sigma factor, whose product MTTTDDIEAMIAGMAQGDRSAFERLYAATSAKLFGVCLRVLNNRAEAEDALQDAFVKIWRNAERYKVNGLSPMTWLITVTRNLCIDRIRARKVASGDMDEVAALEDSAPGPEALAIAASDRARIVGCMEGLDPDKAAAVRRAYLEGETYQELADDMAVPLNTIRTWLRRSLLKLRECLSQ is encoded by the coding sequence ATGACGACAACCGATGATATTGAGGCGATGATTGCGGGTATGGCGCAGGGCGACCGATCTGCCTTTGAACGTCTCTACGCCGCGACCTCTGCGAAACTCTTTGGTGTGTGCCTGCGTGTCTTGAACAATCGGGCCGAGGCGGAAGATGCTTTGCAGGATGCATTTGTCAAAATCTGGCGCAATGCGGAACGCTATAAGGTGAATGGTCTCAGCCCGATGACCTGGCTGATCACGGTCACGCGGAACTTGTGTATCGACAGGATTCGCGCCCGCAAGGTTGCGTCAGGCGACATGGACGAGGTGGCCGCACTGGAAGACAGTGCGCCAGGGCCAGAGGCGCTTGCCATTGCAGCGTCAGACCGGGCCCGCATTGTCGGCTGCATGGAAGGGCTGGACCCTGACAAAGCCGCAGCTGTGCGCCGCGCCTATCTGGAGGGGGAGACGTATCAAGAGCTGGCCGACGATATGGCGGTCCCGCTGAACACCATCAGAACATGGCTGCGCCGCAGCCTGTTGAAGTTAAGAGAGTGTCTGTCGCAATGA